The DNA region GCTTTATGTAAAGAATGAAGGTGACAACCCAACGGGCTCCTTCAAGGACCGCGGAATGACCGTAGGGGTGACGAAGGCATTAGAATTAAGAGCTAGGACGGTCATCTGTGCCTCTACAGGGAACACATCAGCCTCCCTCTCCGCCTACGCAGCTAAAGCAGGCTTAAGGTGTATCGTATTCATTCCTTCCGGTAAGATCGCCTATGGAAAGCTTGCTCAAGCTATGGTCTATGGCGCGGAGGTAATACAGATCCTCGGTAACTTTGATCATGCTCTCAAGTTGGCTAGGGAACTCTGTGATCGAAATAAGGAGATATACCTTCTAAACTCCATCAATCCGTATCGTGTCGAAGGACAGAAGACCTTGGCATATGAGCTCTGTGAGCAGCTAAACTTCAAGGTTCCAGATAAAGTCATAGTTCCTGTAGGGAATGCCGCAAACATTTCAGCTATCTGGAAAGGCTTCCTAGAGTTTAGAAAACTTGGTTTCACAGATTCTCTCCCGGAGATGGTTGGGATCCAAGCTGAGGGGGCGTCTCCAATAGTCAGAGCTTTCAAGGAGGGACGTGATACGATAGAACCGGTGAAGACGCCTGAGACAGTCGCCACAGCTATCAGAATAGGTCACCCAGTCAGCTGGAAGAAAGCTCTCCAAGCAATAAGAGACTCTGGCGGCACAGCGGAGGCTGTCACCGATGAGGAGATTCTTGAAGCGCAGAAACTT from Candidatus Bathyarchaeia archaeon includes:
- the thrC gene encoding threonine synthase, which codes for MFLIRCIGCGEIYSKEEVVYTCRRCGDLLNIEYDYPAIKRELRLDELSERPLGVWKYRKLLPITNPHLAVSLMEGGTRLHRCEGLATKLGVRELYVKNEGDNPTGSFKDRGMTVGVTKALELRARTVICASTGNTSASLSAYAAKAGLRCIVFIPSGKIAYGKLAQAMVYGAEVIQILGNFDHALKLARELCDRNKEIYLLNSINPYRVEGQKTLAYELCEQLNFKVPDKVIVPVGNAANISAIWKGFLEFRKLGFTDSLPEMVGIQAEGASPIVRAFKEGRDTIEPVKTPETVATAIRIGHPVSWKKALQAIRDSGGTAEAVTDEEILEAQKLLARREGLFVEPASASSIAGLRRLLGEGRIAKDDLVVCVATGHGLKDADIVIKTCEKPAEIEASMESVKRALGVQS